From the Synechococcus sp. HK01-R genome, one window contains:
- the murB gene encoding UDP-N-acetylmuramate dehydrogenase — protein MQLEQSGVLRRQVALADYTTWRVGGPAEWLAEPADIHQLQELLQWAQIESLPIRVIGAGSNLLISDRGLPGLTLCLRKLQGSQVCGDSGEVSAWAGEPIPTLARRAAKAGLHGLEWAVGIPGTVGGAAVMNAGAQGGCTAERLISVDVLDLQGTSSEPITLTSEVLDFAYRHSRLQRAEHLVIAARFLLEPGHDPAELSRRTSDNLSHRTTTQPYQWPSCGSVFRNPEPLKAGQLIESLGLKGRRVGAAEVSNIHANFIVNLGGATAADIGNLIELVQTEVERDRGIRLHTEVKRLGFSETPSP, from the coding sequence ATGCAGCTTGAGCAGTCGGGCGTGCTGCGTCGGCAGGTCGCTCTCGCCGACTACACCACCTGGCGCGTGGGTGGTCCGGCCGAATGGCTGGCGGAACCAGCAGACATCCACCAGCTGCAGGAGCTGCTGCAGTGGGCTCAGATCGAATCCCTACCGATCCGGGTGATCGGCGCAGGCTCCAATCTGCTGATCAGCGATCGCGGGCTGCCGGGGCTCACCCTTTGCCTGCGGAAGTTGCAGGGCAGCCAGGTCTGTGGCGACAGCGGTGAGGTCAGCGCCTGGGCCGGAGAGCCGATTCCCACCCTGGCGCGCCGGGCTGCCAAGGCCGGTCTCCACGGCCTGGAATGGGCCGTGGGCATTCCAGGCACCGTGGGAGGCGCCGCCGTGATGAACGCTGGAGCCCAAGGCGGCTGCACCGCAGAACGGCTGATCTCAGTCGACGTTCTCGATCTCCAGGGCACCAGCAGCGAGCCCATCACCCTCACCAGCGAAGTCCTCGACTTTGCCTATCGGCACAGTCGCCTGCAACGTGCGGAGCACCTGGTGATCGCCGCGCGATTCCTGCTGGAACCCGGTCATGATCCAGCCGAGCTCAGCCGTCGCACCAGCGACAACCTGTCCCATCGCACCACCACACAGCCGTATCAATGGCCGAGCTGCGGCAGCGTGTTCCGCAATCCCGAACCACTCAAGGCCGGTCAACTGATCGAGTCACTGGGCCTGAAGGGCCGTCGGGTTGGGGCCGCCGAGGTCTCCAACATCCACGCCAATTTCATCGTGAATCTCGGAGGAGCGACCGCTGCCGACATCGGCAATCTGATCGAGCTGGTGCAAACCGAGGTCGAACGGGACCGAGGAATCCGACTGCACACCGAAGTGAAGCGCCTCGGCTTCAGCGAGACTCCCTCGCCCTGA
- the rsgA gene encoding ribosome small subunit-dependent GTPase A, translated as MVVALQANYLEVELDDPEAGLRLLCTRRTRLAHRGAAVHVGDRVWVEAIDREHNRAVVAEVDPRSSWLTRPPVANVTAVVVALAVEQPAFDPDQASRFLLTAEQTGLQVHVLLSKCDLIPAEQQQALVERLRGWGYDPLAVSSRTGMGLETLRSRLAQGSLSVLCGPSGVGKSSLLNGLIPGLELRVAAVSGRLQRGRHTTRHVELHTLPSGARVADTPGFNRPELPGDVQNLEVLFPELRRRLEDQPCRFRDCLHRGEPGCGIDQDWDRYALYRRAVEEMLALSRPSRGG; from the coding sequence ATGGTGGTGGCCCTTCAGGCCAACTATTTGGAGGTGGAGCTGGATGATCCGGAGGCGGGCCTTCGCCTGCTCTGCACCCGTCGCACGCGACTCGCCCATCGCGGTGCCGCGGTGCATGTCGGTGATCGGGTCTGGGTAGAGGCCATCGATCGGGAGCACAACCGCGCCGTGGTGGCGGAGGTGGACCCGCGCAGCAGCTGGTTGACGCGTCCACCCGTGGCCAATGTCACCGCGGTGGTGGTGGCTCTGGCCGTGGAGCAGCCTGCCTTTGATCCTGATCAGGCCAGTCGCTTTCTGCTGACGGCGGAGCAGACCGGCCTGCAGGTGCATGTGCTGCTCAGCAAGTGCGATTTGATCCCGGCAGAGCAGCAGCAGGCGCTGGTTGAGCGTTTGCGTGGCTGGGGCTATGACCCCCTGGCGGTGTCCAGCCGTACGGGCATGGGACTGGAAACGCTTCGTTCCAGGCTGGCGCAGGGGTCGCTCTCAGTGCTCTGTGGTCCATCTGGAGTGGGTAAGAGCTCCCTACTCAACGGTTTGATCCCCGGGTTGGAGCTCAGGGTTGCGGCAGTGTCCGGTCGTCTGCAGCGCGGCCGCCACACCACCCGTCATGTGGAGCTTCATACCCTCCCTTCAGGCGCGAGGGTGGCCGACACTCCTGGTTTCAACCGGCCTGAGCTGCCCGGTGATGTGCAGAACCTGGAAGTGCTTTTCCCAGAGCTGCGTCGGCGACTAGAGGATCAACCCTGCCGATTCCGTGATTGTTTGCACCGGGGAGAACCTGGCTGTGGGATCGATCAGGACTGGGATCGCTATGCCCTTTACCGGCGTGCCGTCGAGGAGATGCTTGCCCTCAGCCGCCCATCCCGGGGAGGTTGA
- a CDS encoding YbaB/EbfC family nucleoid-associated protein, whose product MAGFGLPNFGQLTEAFRKAQQIQQDAQKLQEELDAMELEGTSDDGRASVWLSGNQQPLRVRLDPALLSEGTEACEAAVLAALKSAYERSTGTMKERMEELTGGLNLNLPGMGG is encoded by the coding sequence ATGGCAGGGTTCGGACTCCCCAATTTCGGTCAGCTCACGGAAGCGTTCCGGAAGGCCCAGCAGATCCAGCAGGACGCCCAGAAGCTCCAGGAGGAGCTCGACGCCATGGAACTGGAAGGCACATCAGACGATGGCCGGGCGAGTGTGTGGCTGTCTGGCAATCAGCAACCCCTGCGGGTGCGCTTGGATCCAGCTCTCCTGTCAGAAGGCACAGAAGCCTGTGAAGCGGCCGTGCTCGCAGCACTCAAGTCGGCCTATGAACGCTCCACCGGCACCATGAAAGAACGCATGGAGGAACTCACAGGCGGCCTCAACCTCAACCTCCCCGGGATGGGCGGCTGA
- the gap gene encoding type I glyceraldehyde-3-phosphate dehydrogenase, protein MTLRVAINGFGRIGRNFMRCWISRGANTDIEVVGLNDTSDPKTNSHLLTYDTMLGRIQGAEIGYTDDTLIVNGKTIKCYSDRNPLNLPWKEWDIDLVIESTGVFNTDEKASMHLQAGAKKVILTAPGKGPGVGTFVVGVNADQYRHEDFNILSNASCTTNCMAPIVKVIDQEFGIVKGSMTTVHSYTGDQRILDASHRDLRRARAAAMNIVPTTTGAAQAVALVYPEVKGKLDGLALRVPTPNVSLVDMVFNVSKNTTKEEVNASLKAASEGSAKGIIKYCELPLVSTDHAGTDESTIVDAELTKVMGGDQVKILSWYDNEWGYSQRVVDLAEIVAKNWK, encoded by the coding sequence ATGACCCTGCGCGTTGCGATCAATGGATTCGGCCGAATCGGTCGCAACTTCATGCGCTGCTGGATCAGCCGTGGGGCCAACACCGACATCGAGGTGGTGGGTCTGAACGACACCTCCGACCCCAAGACCAATTCCCACCTGCTCACCTACGACACCATGTTGGGTCGTATTCAGGGTGCAGAGATCGGTTACACCGACGACACCCTGATCGTGAATGGCAAGACGATCAAGTGCTACTCCGACCGCAATCCCCTCAACCTCCCCTGGAAGGAGTGGGACATCGATCTGGTGATCGAGTCCACTGGTGTGTTCAACACCGATGAGAAAGCCAGCATGCACCTGCAGGCCGGCGCCAAGAAGGTGATCCTCACCGCTCCTGGCAAGGGCCCTGGTGTTGGCACCTTCGTGGTGGGCGTGAACGCTGATCAATACCGCCACGAGGACTTCAACATTCTCTCCAATGCCAGCTGCACCACCAACTGCATGGCGCCGATCGTCAAGGTGATCGACCAGGAATTCGGCATCGTCAAAGGCTCGATGACCACGGTGCACAGCTACACCGGTGACCAGCGCATCCTCGATGCCAGCCACCGCGACCTGCGCCGCGCCCGTGCCGCTGCGATGAACATTGTTCCCACCACGACGGGAGCTGCTCAGGCTGTGGCTCTGGTCTACCCCGAAGTGAAGGGCAAGCTCGACGGTCTAGCTCTGCGCGTTCCCACCCCGAACGTGTCCCTGGTGGACATGGTCTTCAACGTGAGCAAGAACACCACCAAGGAGGAGGTGAACGCTTCACTGAAGGCTGCGTCCGAAGGATCAGCCAAGGGCATCATCAAGTACTGCGAACTGCCCCTGGTCTCCACTGACCACGCTGGCACCGATGAATCCACCATCGTGGATGCCGAGCTCACCAAGGTGATGGGCGGTGACCAGGTCAAGATCCTGTCCTGGTACGACAACGAGTGGGGCTACAGCCAGCGCGTGGTTGATCTCGCCGAAATCGTCGCCAAGAACTGGAAGTGA
- the pdxA gene encoding 4-hydroxythreonine-4-phosphate dehydrogenase PdxA, which yields MTIESSDANQTLLIALGDPAGIGMEVTLKALASPALPSDLNPLLVGCRRALEATYQQLRANAAGPLADPDGLPMLDQPLSHKIEAGDPSAISGDSSFQWLTTATKAVLQGQGRALVTAPIAKHAWHAAGHHYPGQTERLAELCGTDQASMLFTAVSPLTGWRLNTLLATTHIPLAAVPEQLTPARILHKLNTLAAFCQRFNPSPRLLVAGLNPHAGEQGQLGDEEQRWLAPLLQEWSQDHPEVSLSGPLPPDTCWLSAARSWQQGAYTDSPDGILALYHDQGLIPVKLLAFDQAVNTTLGLPFLRTSPDHGTGFDIAGRGVARADSMVAALQAAWELSSTSRA from the coding sequence ATGACGATCGAGTCCTCCGACGCTAATCAGACGCTGCTGATCGCCCTGGGTGATCCGGCGGGCATCGGCATGGAGGTGACCCTGAAGGCTCTCGCCTCACCGGCTCTGCCATCCGACCTGAACCCCCTGCTTGTGGGCTGTCGTCGCGCTCTAGAAGCCACGTATCAGCAGCTGCGGGCCAATGCTGCAGGCCCGCTGGCAGATCCAGACGGGCTACCGATGCTCGACCAACCCCTCAGCCACAAGATCGAGGCTGGAGACCCAAGCGCCATCAGTGGAGACAGCAGCTTTCAGTGGTTGACCACCGCCACCAAAGCGGTGCTCCAGGGGCAAGGGCGGGCCCTGGTGACCGCACCAATCGCCAAACATGCCTGGCATGCCGCAGGCCATCACTATCCAGGCCAGACCGAACGGCTGGCGGAACTATGCGGAACCGATCAAGCCTCAATGCTGTTCACGGCGGTCTCACCCTTGACTGGCTGGCGCCTCAACACCCTGCTGGCCACCACCCACATCCCACTTGCCGCCGTTCCCGAACAGCTCACACCAGCCCGCATCCTGCACAAACTCAATACACTCGCCGCGTTCTGCCAGCGCTTCAACCCCAGCCCAAGGCTGCTGGTGGCAGGGCTCAACCCCCATGCCGGCGAACAGGGGCAGCTGGGGGATGAAGAGCAACGCTGGCTGGCACCTCTGCTTCAGGAGTGGTCCCAGGACCATCCCGAAGTGTCCCTGAGTGGACCGTTACCACCGGACACCTGCTGGCTCAGTGCCGCCCGATCCTGGCAACAGGGGGCCTACACAGACAGTCCGGATGGAATCCTGGCGCTGTATCACGACCAGGGTTTGATTCCCGTGAAGCTGCTGGCCTTCGACCAAGCCGTGAACACCACCCTGGGCTTGCCCTTTCTGCGCACTTCACCAGATCACGGCACGGGCTTCGACATCGCCGGGCGTGGAGTCGCCCGGGCAGACAGCATGGTGGCCGCCCTGCAAGCGGCCTGGGAGCTCAGCTCGACTAGCCGGGCTTGA
- a CDS encoding sulfurtransferase TusA family protein → MPFPEADSSLDLRGTPCPVNFIRARLALEGLEPGAVLELVLDRGEPEAMVLLGLEREGHAVSVQETTDDWLRLHVTCAGG, encoded by the coding sequence GTGCCCTTTCCCGAGGCCGATTCGTCACTTGATCTTCGGGGCACCCCCTGCCCGGTGAATTTCATCAGGGCACGACTGGCCCTGGAGGGCCTGGAACCAGGGGCAGTGTTGGAGCTGGTGTTGGATCGCGGCGAACCTGAGGCCATGGTGTTGCTCGGTCTGGAGCGGGAGGGTCATGCCGTGTCGGTGCAGGAGACCACGGACGACTGGCTGAGACTTCACGTGACCTGCGCTGGTGGTTGA
- the thiL gene encoding thiamine-phosphate kinase, translating into MAERLRDLGEAELIRRLAAYAPPGQFEDDTAQIESDGSKLLVNTDLLVDGVHFSDATTEAEDVGWRAAAVNLSDLAASGADHVLGITVGLVAPADTPWRWVEGVYQGLQAALHCHGGVLLGGDCTSGLQRMLAITALGRCSRLRLHRNQARPGDWLVVSGPHGLSRLGLALLQNSLDPALEGIDPALCKQAIRQHQRPQPRFDALHSLLGCKPEGLEWRAGGTDSSDGLLTAVSDLCRSSHCGALLDPRALPLAQGWPQTEPWQSWCLNGGEDFELVLSLPPDWARDWLARQPGSQRIGEISDANGQICWSDGSGVVSAAAGYTHFSA; encoded by the coding sequence GTGGCTGAACGTCTGCGCGACCTGGGGGAAGCGGAGCTGATCCGTCGCCTGGCCGCTTACGCCCCTCCTGGTCAGTTCGAGGACGACACGGCCCAGATCGAATCCGATGGCAGCAAGCTGCTGGTGAACACGGATCTGCTGGTGGATGGCGTTCATTTCAGTGATGCCACCACGGAGGCAGAGGATGTGGGCTGGCGGGCTGCCGCTGTCAATCTCTCCGACCTCGCCGCCAGCGGCGCTGATCACGTCTTAGGAATCACGGTCGGACTGGTCGCCCCTGCAGACACCCCCTGGCGCTGGGTGGAGGGGGTTTATCAAGGTCTTCAGGCTGCCCTGCACTGCCACGGCGGGGTGTTGCTGGGCGGAGACTGCACCAGCGGTCTACAGCGCATGCTGGCGATCACCGCCCTGGGTCGCTGCAGTCGACTCCGTCTGCATCGCAATCAGGCCAGGCCAGGTGACTGGTTGGTGGTGAGTGGTCCCCATGGCCTCAGCAGGCTGGGGCTGGCGCTGCTCCAAAACAGCCTCGATCCGGCACTCGAAGGCATCGACCCCGCACTCTGCAAGCAGGCGATCCGCCAGCATCAACGCCCCCAACCCCGTTTCGATGCGCTGCACAGCTTGCTGGGCTGCAAACCCGAAGGTCTGGAGTGGCGAGCAGGAGGCACCGACAGCAGCGATGGGCTGCTCACAGCGGTCAGTGATCTCTGCCGCAGCAGCCACTGCGGAGCACTGCTCGATCCCAGGGCGCTTCCCCTGGCCCAAGGTTGGCCCCAGACAGAGCCATGGCAAAGCTGGTGCCTGAATGGCGGGGAAGACTTTGAACTTGTGCTGAGCCTGCCCCCCGACTGGGCACGAGACTGGCTGGCCCGACAACCAGGCAGCCAGAGGATCGGCGAGATCAGTGACGCCAACGGTCAAATCTGCTGGAGCGACGGCAGCGGCGTGGTCTCTGCGGCAGCCGGATACACCCATTTCAGCGCTTAG
- the murC gene encoding UDP-N-acetylmuramate--L-alanine ligase → MASSLSRQQPVHFIGIGGIGMSALALILAERGFRVSGSEPKRTPIVQRLIDQGIQVLDSQVASTIDRLIAASEPAPLVVVSTAIPANNPEFAAARAHGLSIWHRSDVLAALIADQPSIAVAGSHGKTTTSTVITTLLAAAGEDPTAVIGGVVPCFGSNGHAGTGRFLVAEADESDGSLVKFEAELGVITNLELDHTDHYKNLEDLIATMGRFAQGCGRLLANHDDPILREHFQAAAWWSVQRSEGVDFAALPVALDGDRTIADFYEAGEPIGQITLPLPGLHNLSNVTAALAACRLAGVSFDQLKQGLEQLQAPGRRFDFRGDWQGRQIVDDYAHHPSEVRATLSMARLMLNSGRSPLPRAPQRLMVVFQPHRFSRTQEFLEEFAAALTLADCVLLAPVYSAGEAPIADVNSHALASSLHRLAPERPVLVADSLEELTVLVQEHSRPDDLVLAMGAGDVNSLWSRLADDSSSSKASCRSPLAA, encoded by the coding sequence TTGGCCAGTTCGCTCAGCCGGCAGCAGCCCGTTCATTTCATCGGCATCGGCGGCATTGGCATGTCCGCGCTGGCGCTGATCCTGGCGGAACGCGGCTTTCGGGTGAGTGGTTCGGAACCCAAGCGCACGCCGATCGTTCAGCGTCTGATCGATCAGGGCATCCAGGTGCTGGATTCCCAGGTGGCCAGCACCATCGATCGGCTGATCGCGGCGTCGGAGCCAGCCCCGCTGGTCGTGGTCAGCACCGCGATTCCGGCGAACAATCCTGAATTCGCTGCCGCCCGCGCGCATGGTCTCAGCATCTGGCATCGCTCCGACGTACTCGCTGCTCTGATCGCCGATCAACCGTCGATCGCGGTGGCAGGCAGCCATGGCAAAACCACCACCAGCACAGTGATCACCACCCTGCTGGCAGCAGCTGGTGAAGACCCCACCGCCGTCATCGGTGGCGTCGTTCCTTGCTTCGGCAGCAATGGCCATGCCGGCACCGGCCGCTTCCTGGTCGCGGAGGCAGATGAATCGGATGGCTCCCTAGTGAAGTTCGAGGCCGAACTCGGTGTGATCACCAATCTGGAACTGGACCATACCGATCACTACAAGAACCTTGAGGACCTGATCGCCACCATGGGGCGTTTCGCCCAGGGTTGCGGTCGTCTGCTGGCCAACCACGACGACCCGATTCTGCGCGAGCATTTTCAAGCGGCCGCCTGGTGGTCTGTTCAACGGAGCGAGGGAGTCGATTTCGCAGCGCTACCGGTGGCACTAGACGGCGACCGCACCATCGCCGACTTCTACGAGGCTGGGGAGCCGATCGGGCAAATCACCCTCCCCCTGCCTGGGCTGCACAACCTCAGCAACGTGACCGCAGCGCTGGCTGCCTGTCGCTTAGCGGGCGTGAGCTTCGATCAGCTGAAGCAGGGACTTGAACAGCTGCAGGCCCCGGGTCGGCGCTTTGATTTCCGCGGCGACTGGCAAGGACGCCAGATCGTGGACGACTACGCCCATCACCCCAGTGAGGTCCGCGCCACACTCAGCATGGCGCGCCTGATGCTCAACAGCGGTCGCAGTCCCCTGCCCCGGGCGCCCCAACGGTTGATGGTGGTCTTCCAGCCCCACCGTTTCAGCCGTACCCAGGAATTCCTCGAGGAGTTCGCTGCGGCCCTGACCCTGGCCGATTGCGTTCTGCTCGCCCCTGTCTACAGCGCCGGTGAAGCACCGATCGCCGACGTGAACAGCCACGCACTGGCCTCGTCCCTGCATCGATTGGCACCGGAGCGTCCCGTTCTGGTGGCCGACAGCCTGGAGGAGCTCACCGTGCTGGTGCAGGAGCACAGCCGGCCCGATGATCTCGTGCTCGCCATGGGCGCCGGTGATGTCAACAGCCTCTGGAGCCGTCTTGCCGACGACAGCTCTTCCTCGAAAGCCTCATGTCGCTCACCACTGGCGGCCTGA
- the accB gene encoding acetyl-CoA carboxylase biotin carboxyl carrier protein yields MTMQLDHDQLHRLLEVLSESDIQEFRLEGDDFRLEVRRNLPTIAVAAAAPAPATASAAPIEVRQESTAGPATPPPVVPASRSDLVDVTAPMVGTFYRAPAPGEDPFVEVGTQVNSGQTVCILEAMKLMNELEVELAGEVIEILVDNGTPVEFGQVLMRVKPG; encoded by the coding sequence ATGACCATGCAGCTTGATCACGACCAGCTCCATCGCCTCCTGGAGGTGCTCTCGGAGAGCGACATTCAGGAATTCCGACTGGAGGGGGATGACTTCCGCCTGGAGGTTCGTCGCAATCTCCCCACCATCGCTGTGGCTGCTGCAGCTCCCGCTCCAGCAACCGCCTCTGCGGCACCGATCGAGGTGCGACAGGAAAGCACTGCTGGCCCTGCCACCCCACCCCCTGTGGTGCCGGCATCCCGCTCTGACCTGGTGGACGTCACAGCGCCAATGGTTGGCACCTTCTATCGCGCTCCGGCTCCGGGTGAGGACCCCTTCGTTGAGGTGGGAACCCAGGTGAACTCCGGTCAAACCGTCTGCATCCTCGAGGCGATGAAGCTGATGAATGAGCTGGAGGTCGAGCTGGCCGGTGAGGTGATTGAGATCCTTGTCGACAACGGCACACCAGTGGAGTTCGGTCAGGTTTTGATGCGGGTCAAGCCCGGCTAG
- the efp gene encoding elongation factor P — protein sequence MISSNDFRTGTTIELDGAVWRVVEFLHVKPGKGSAFVRTKLKAVQSGSVVEKTFRAGEMLPQAMLEKATLQHTYMEGDDYVFMDMGSYEETRLTAQQIGDSRKYLKEGMEVSVVSWNGKPLEVELPNSVVLEITQTDPGVKGDTATGGTKPAILETGAQVMVPLFLSIGEKIKVDTRNDSYLGRENG from the coding sequence ATGATCTCCAGCAACGACTTTCGCACCGGCACCACAATTGAGCTCGACGGTGCCGTCTGGCGCGTCGTCGAGTTCCTGCACGTGAAGCCCGGCAAGGGTTCTGCCTTCGTTCGCACCAAGCTCAAGGCTGTGCAGAGCGGCAGCGTGGTTGAAAAGACCTTCCGTGCCGGCGAAATGCTTCCGCAGGCCATGCTCGAGAAGGCCACTCTCCAGCACACCTACATGGAGGGTGACGATTACGTCTTCATGGACATGGGTTCCTACGAGGAGACCCGTCTCACCGCCCAACAGATTGGCGACAGCCGCAAATACCTCAAGGAAGGCATGGAGGTCAGCGTCGTGTCTTGGAATGGCAAGCCCCTTGAGGTGGAACTGCCCAATTCCGTTGTCCTTGAGATCACGCAGACTGACCCTGGCGTGAAGGGCGATACCGCCACTGGCGGCACGAAGCCCGCCATTCTCGAGACTGGAGCCCAGGTGATGGTTCCCCTGTTCCTCTCGATTGGCGAGAAGATCAAGGTCGACACCCGCAACGACTCTTATCTGGGCCGCGAGAACGGATGA
- the dnaJ gene encoding molecular chaperone DnaJ has product MADYYELLGVGRDADADNLKRAYRRLARQYHPDVNKDPGAEDRFKEIGRAYEVLSDPQTRARYDQFGEAGLGGAAGMPDMGDMGGFADLFETFFSGFGGAAGGRQQRRRGPQQGDDLRYDLTIDFEQAVFGQEQEIRIPHLETCTTCNGSGAKTGSGPTTCTTCGGVGQVRRATRTPFGSFTQVAECPSCNGSGQVIADPCSACGGQGVQQVRKKLRINIPAGVDTGTRLRVAGEGNAGQRGGPSGDLYVFLTVRPHPSLRRDGLTVLSEVKVSYLQAILGDTIEVETVDGPSSLEIPAGTQPNAVLTLENKGIPKLGNPVARGHQRITVTVQLPTRLNAEERTLLEDLAGHHSARGEQHHHHKSGLFARLFGQR; this is encoded by the coding sequence ATGGCCGATTACTACGAGCTGCTCGGGGTCGGAAGGGATGCCGATGCCGACAACCTGAAGCGGGCCTATCGGCGATTGGCTCGCCAATACCACCCGGATGTCAACAAGGATCCTGGTGCTGAGGATCGTTTCAAGGAGATCGGCCGCGCCTATGAGGTCCTTAGCGACCCTCAGACCCGTGCCCGTTACGACCAGTTCGGTGAGGCCGGTCTCGGTGGTGCTGCCGGCATGCCCGACATGGGCGACATGGGTGGCTTCGCCGATCTGTTCGAAACCTTCTTCAGCGGCTTCGGTGGAGCGGCAGGTGGGCGGCAGCAGCGGCGCCGTGGGCCCCAGCAGGGCGATGACCTCCGCTACGACCTCACGATCGATTTCGAGCAGGCGGTGTTCGGTCAGGAGCAGGAGATCCGTATCCCCCACCTGGAAACCTGCACCACCTGCAACGGCAGCGGCGCCAAAACCGGCAGTGGACCCACCACCTGCACCACCTGCGGTGGTGTTGGTCAGGTGCGACGTGCAACCCGAACTCCCTTCGGCAGCTTCACGCAGGTGGCGGAGTGTCCCAGTTGTAATGGCAGTGGTCAGGTGATCGCTGATCCCTGCTCCGCCTGCGGTGGCCAGGGGGTGCAGCAGGTTCGCAAGAAGTTGCGGATCAACATCCCTGCCGGTGTCGATACAGGCACCCGACTGCGGGTGGCCGGAGAGGGTAATGCCGGCCAGCGCGGCGGTCCCTCAGGGGATCTCTATGTCTTTCTCACCGTTCGTCCCCATCCCAGCTTGCGACGGGATGGCCTCACCGTGCTTTCCGAAGTGAAGGTGAGCTATCTCCAGGCCATTCTTGGCGACACGATCGAGGTGGAGACCGTCGATGGTCCTTCCAGCCTCGAGATTCCTGCCGGCACCCAGCCCAATGCCGTGCTCACCCTCGAGAACAAAGGCATCCCCAAGCTCGGCAACCCCGTGGCCCGAGGTCACCAGCGCATCACGGTCACCGTTCAGTTGCCCACCCGCCTCAATGCGGAAGAACGGACCCTGCTGGAGGATCTGGCCGGCCACCATTCCGCCCGGGGTGAACAGCATCACCACCACAAGAGCGGATTGTTTGCCCGCCTGTTCGGACAACGCTGA
- a CDS encoding peptidylprolyl isomerase has protein sequence MAHQRLCSLLIALITATGLWLAAPAYAGLPQGNAVKDPAAILRDALPFDQADLRELQHRLEGTSDDLRAKRWSALARSLSRSQALLATRRNTILTAMPEADQATADQLLDAVSEGIHQLQDDVERQDKSAFIDRRRSTLSLVGDLEALLTDDTIPAIPAEFDALPRLQGRATVTISTSQGDLTAVVDGYNAPLTAGAFIDLSLKGFYDGLPFIRAEDFYILQTGDPKGPEIGYVDPSTKKERHVPLEIRVPGEAETFYNQTFEDVGLYKATPTLPFATLGTLGWAHSDQALDDGSSQFFMFLYEAELTPAGLNLVDGRNAAFGYVVDGFDVLEELGVDDSVVSIKVIDGADRLQPHA, from the coding sequence ATGGCACATCAGCGACTCTGCTCCCTGCTGATCGCCCTGATCACCGCCACTGGCCTCTGGCTGGCAGCACCGGCCTATGCCGGCCTGCCCCAGGGCAATGCCGTCAAGGATCCCGCAGCGATCCTCCGCGACGCACTCCCCTTCGATCAGGCAGACCTGCGCGAGCTCCAGCACCGACTCGAAGGCACCAGCGATGACCTGCGGGCGAAACGCTGGAGTGCCCTGGCCCGCTCCCTCAGCCGCAGCCAAGCGCTACTGGCGACGCGACGCAACACGATCCTCACCGCCATGCCCGAGGCGGACCAAGCAACAGCCGATCAGCTGCTCGATGCGGTCTCCGAAGGCATCCACCAACTCCAAGACGACGTGGAGCGGCAAGACAAGTCCGCCTTCATCGACAGACGTCGATCCACCCTCAGCCTGGTCGGTGATCTCGAAGCACTGCTGACGGACGACACGATCCCAGCAATCCCTGCGGAGTTCGACGCCCTGCCCCGCCTTCAGGGTCGCGCCACCGTGACCATCAGCACCAGCCAAGGCGATCTCACCGCGGTGGTGGATGGCTACAACGCTCCGCTCACCGCAGGAGCCTTCATCGATCTGAGCCTCAAGGGCTTCTACGACGGCTTGCCCTTTATCCGCGCTGAAGACTTCTACATCCTTCAGACCGGTGATCCCAAGGGGCCCGAAATCGGCTACGTCGATCCGAGCACCAAAAAAGAACGCCACGTGCCCCTGGAGATCCGCGTTCCCGGTGAAGCGGAGACTTTCTACAACCAGACCTTCGAAGATGTGGGGCTGTACAAGGCCACTCCGACACTCCCCTTCGCCACCCTCGGCACCCTGGGCTGGGCCCATTCCGACCAGGCACTGGACGATGGATCGTCCCAGTTCTTCATGTTCCTCTATGAGGCCGAGCTCACCCCCGCCGGTCTCAACCTGGTGGATGGACGCAATGCGGCCTTCGGCTACGTCGTGGATGGCTTTGATGTGCTCGAGGAACTCGGTGTTGACGACAGCGTGGTCAGCATCAAAGTGATCGATGGGGCTGATCGGCTGCAGCCCCACGCCTGA